TTCAGGAAACCTAGGCATAGAATTTCTTACCCTATTTGCTTTTTCAACAGAAAACTGGACTAGACCTAAGGAAGAAATAAATGTATTAATGAAACTTTTGGTTGAATACCTTAGAAAAGAATTAAATACCTTACACGATAATAATGTAAAGATAAATATTCTAGGAAATTTAGAAAAATTACCTCAACTACCTAGAGAAGAAGTATATTATGCTATTAATAAGACAAGAAATAATAACAAGATGGTATTAAATATTGCTTTAAACTACGGGGGAAGATCTGAGATAATAAAAGCTATTCAATCTTTAATAAAGGATGTACAAGATGCCCATGTAGCAATAGAAGATATAGACGAGAACATATTTAGTAATTATCTTTTTACATCAAACCAGCCAGATCCAGATTTATTAATTAGACCTAGTGGCGAAAAACGGATAAGTAATTTTTTGTTATATCAAATTGCATATACAGAATTTGTATTTACTGATGTATATTGGCCTGAGTTTACTAAAGAAGAGTTTTATAAATCAATAATAGAGTTCCAAAGTAGAAAACGCAGATTTGGAGGAGTATAGGTGGATTATGAAAACTAGAATTATATCAGGAGTAATTGGTTTTTTAATTCTTTTTACAGTAGTTTTAATGGGAGGTCCTTTATTAATTGTTTCTGGATTATTAATTTCCCTTATTGGGCTATATGAGTTTAATAATGCAATGAATAAGATTAATGGGCTAAAACCTATTAAATGTATTAATTACATATTTACAATTATCCTATATATCTTAATAGTGATTGATAAACAAAATTTGTTTATGCTACTATTAGGTGCATATACTATATCACTATTATGTATTTTAGTTATTGATAATAAAACAAAAATAGGTGATATAGCCATAACTGCTTTAGGAGCATTGTACATACCATTTTTAATTTCTCATATAACTTTATTAAGTGGAAGTATCTATATATGGATTGTATTTATTACCGCATGGGGAACAGATACCTTTGCGTATTTTGTTGGTGTAACTATTGGGAAAAGAAAACTATGTCCAAATTTAAGCCCTAATAAAAGTATAGAAGGATCTATTGGAGGTATACTTGGTTCATTAAGTGTAACTCTATTGTTTTCATACTACTTTAAACTTGAAAGCATATTTATATTAGCTATCTTAAGTATTGTATGTTCAATATTAGCTCAATTTGGAGATTTAACTGCTTCTAGAATTAAGAGATTGGCTAATATAAAAGATTTTGGAAATATTATGCCTGGCCATGGTGGCATTTTAGATAGATTTGATAGCATACTTTTTACTGCTCCAATAGTATATTATTATATGGTTATTTTTGTGCTGGTATAATATTTATTTGATATTTAAATATATGTTACATAGAAACGTGACGAAACAAGGAGTGGTATTTTGAAGGAGATAAGCATATTAGGCTCAACTGGTTCAATAGGAACTCAAGCTTTAGATGTAATAAGAAAAACTAAGGAATATAAAGTTATAGCTTTGACTACAAATATAAATATAGATTTATTGGAAAAACAAGCTCTAGAGTTTAAACCTAAACTTGTTACTGTTATGGATCAAAAAAAATCTATTATTTTAAGGGATAGATTAAAAGGGTATAATATTAAAGTAGCATCAGGAGATGAAGGATTAATAGAAGCTGCTACTTTAGAAGATACTAAAGTTGTTATTAATTCAGTTGTAGGCATGATTGGTTTAATACCTACCTTAGAAGCTATAAAAGCTGGTAAAAAAATTGCTCTTGCAAACAAAGAAACTTTAGTCACTGCTGGTGAAATAGTTATGAGGGAAGCCTTAAAACATAAAACAGAAATATTACCAGTAGACAGTGAACATTCTGCTATTTTTCAATGCTTGAAAAGCGGTAATCAAAACGAAATTTCTAGACTAATACTAACAGCTTCAGGAGGACCATTTAGAGGCAAGAAAACAAATGATTTATTAAATATTAAAGTAGAAGATGCACTTAAGCATCCTAACTGGGAAATGGGAAGAAAAATAACCATAGATTCTGCAACTCTTATGAATAAAGGATTAGAGATAATAGAAGCAAAATGGTTATTTGATGTGGAAATAGATAAAATAGATGCAGTAGTACATCCTCAGAGCATTATTCATTCAATGGTAGAATTTGTTGATGGAAGCATTATAGCTCATATGGGAGTACCAGATATGAGAATACCAATTCAGTATGCATTGTCACATCCTATAAGAACAAAAAATGAAATTAATAAACTCGATTTTAATACCTTAAAAGAGCTTACATTTGAAAGGGCAGATATTGAAACCTTCCCATGTCTAGATTTAGCTTATAAAGCTATTAATGCTGGTGGTAGTATGCCGGCGGTATTGAATGCATCAAACGAAGTAGCTGTAGAATTATTCTTAAATAATAAAATTAGTTTTCTTAAAATACCTGAGATTATTAGCAATGTTATGGATTTGCATAGAAACATTTTAAATCCAACATTAGACGATATTTTAGAAAGCGATAATTGGGCAAGGGAAACAGCTATGCATAAAACATGTTTATAAGGGTGGTGTAAAAAATTGCAAACAGCATTAGCAACAATTTTTGTTTTTTTTATAGTAGTACTATTTCACGAGTTTGGGCATTTTATTGTTGCCAAATTATCTGGTATAAAAGTACACGAGTTTGCAATAGGAATGGGACCTAAATTATTTAAAATAAACAAAGGTGAAACAGATTATAGTTTAAGACTTTTACCTATTGGTGGGTACGTAAAAATGGAAGGAGAAGATGAATATTCAAATGATGCTAGAAGTTTTAGCAAAAAATCTATTAGAATAAGAATGGCAGTTATTGCTGCAGGTGCAATAATGAATTTTGTCTTAGCTATTATTGTGTTTAGTATTTACTCTTTCTATATTGGAGTACCTACTACTACAATAGATAACGTGACAGAAGGCTTACCTGCTTATGAAGCTGGGCTTAGAAAAGGAGATACTATCATTACTATTGACAATTATAAGGTTAATAATTGGGAAGATGTAAAAAGTGCTATTAACGCTTCAAATGGACTAGAAATAAGAGTAACTGTTCTAAGAAATGAAAAAGAGCAATTTTTTTCAATAAAACCTATAATTGAAAAAAAAGATAATAGGCTTATTATTGGTATTTATCCTGAAATGGAGAGATCTTTAATATTATCAATAAAAAACGGCTTTGAAAATGTTATTCTAGTTTTAGGATTAATGTTTCAATTTTTTGTTATGCTCTTTAAAGGAAAAGTAAGTAGCGGTGATATATCAGGCCCAATAGGGATTGTATATCTTGTAGGGGAAGCAGCTAAATCTGGAACCCTCTATGTATTATATGTAGCTGGATTTATAAGTATCAACCTTGGATTTTTTAACCTATTACCTATACCTGCATTAGATGGGAGTAGATTAGTATTTCTTCTAATTGAATTGGTAAGAGGGAAGCCAGTTAATCCAGAAAAAGAAGGGTTTGTACACTTTGTAGGCTTAGTATTACTAATGGCTTTAATGCTAGTGGTAGCATATAAGGATATAATAAAGTTTAATGTTTTTAGGTGGTGAAGCTATGAGAAGAGAGAGCAGAGAGTTATTATTGGGGAAAGTCGGGGTTGGTGGTTGCCATCCAATAACTGTTCAGTCTATGACTAATACAGATACAAGAGATATAGAAAAGACTGTTATTCAAATATTAGAGCTTGAAAGTCAAGGCTGTGATATAGTTCGTGTTGCTGTTCCAGACATGGAAGCTGCACAAGCAATTAAAAAAATAAAATCCAGAATTAATATTCCCCTTATAGCTGATATACACTTTGACTATAGACTTGCTATAGAAGCTGTGATAAATGGAGTAGATGGTCTTAGAATTAATCCAGGCAATATAGGTTCAAAAGATAAAGTAAGAGAGGTAGTATCTGCTTGTAAAGACAGACAAATACCAATAAGAATTGGAGTTAATTCAGGTTCAATTAAGCGAGAAGTCATTGAAAAATTTAATGGAATAAATGAAAATTCTATGGTTTTTAGTGCCTTAGAACATGTTAGGATATTAGAAGAGGTAAATTATAACAATATTAAAATTTCCTTAAAGGCAACGGATGTAGCTTTAACTGTAAATGCATATAAAAAAGCTGCAGAAGTAATAGACTATCCACTTCATATTGGAATTACTGAAGCTGGTACTCCATGGAGCGGAACTATTAAATCCTCAATAGGTATTGGTTCCCTATTGCTTATGGGAATAGGTGATACTATAAGAGTATCTCTTACGGGAAATCCTGTTGAAGAAGTCAAGGTAGGAAAGCAAATATTGAGAACTTTAGGATTACTTAAAGACAAAATAGAAATAATATCATGTCCAACTTGTGGCAGAACTCAAATTGATTTAATAAATATTGTAAAGCAAGTTGAGGAAAGAATAGGAAATATTTCAAAGCCTATTAAGGTTGCGATAATGGGTTGTGCAGTAAACGGACCTGGCGAAGCTAGGGAAGCAGATTTAGGCATAGCAGGCGGTGCTGGCTGTGGACTTATTTTTAAAAAAGGCCAGATTATAAAAAAAGTAGAAGAAGATAAATTGCTTGATGAGCTAGTTAATGAAATAAATAAACTATAGAGAAAATTAAGGTGATTTAATGCACTCTGTAACAGCTATTATACCAGCATTTAATGAGGAGAGAACCATTGGTGATGTAATAAAAGTACTACAAAGAGTTAATTTAATAGATAAAATCATTGTTGTAAGTGATGGTTCAGTTGATAGCACAGTAGATATTGCTAAAAAACACGAAGTAGAAATCGTAGAACTACGAGATAATATAGGCAAGGGTGGGGCATTAAGAAAAGGAGTAGATGCTTCACTTTCAGAGATTATGCTTTTTGTAGATGCAGATTTAATAGGGCTAAAGGAACAACATATAGTTGAATTATTACTTCCTATTCTTAAGGGAGAAGTAGATATGACAATAGGAGTATTTAAGAGCGGAAGATTCACGACGGATTTAGCTCAGAGGGTAGCCCCATATCTTTCAGGTCAAAGAGCAATTAAGAGATATATTATTGAAAATATTCCTAATATTGATATTACAAGATTTGGAGTCGAGATTGCTTTAACTAAATATGTAACAAATAACAACATAAAATACAAGGAAGTGTTTTTAGAAAATCTTACTCATGTAATGAAGGAGGAGAAACTTGGATTAATTAAAGGTTTTGCTTCAAGACTTAAAATGTACTGGGACATTGTAAAAATAATGACAACTAAAGAAAGGTGATAACATGCTATCTGTTCAGCAGATTGCGTTTAGATTGATACTTTCCGTAGCTTTATCAGGAATTATTGGAGTAGAGAGGGAAATTATTAAAAGACCTGCAGGTCTTAGAACTCACATTTTAGTATGTGTAGGCTCTACTCTTGTTATGCTTACCTCTATACATATATTTTACACTTTTAAACCATTAACCACATTACAGCCAGATAGATTAGGCGCGCAAGTTATTAGTGGAATAGGTTTTCTAGGTGCAGGCACAATCATTAGACAAGGGGATACTGTTAGAGGACTTACTACTGCTGCTAGTCTGTGGGCTGTAGCATGTATAGGTATTGCTATAGGAGCAGGTTTTTATATAGGTGCCGTAATTGCGGTATTACTGGTATTTATTAC
This sequence is a window from Proteiniborus ethanoligenes. Protein-coding genes within it:
- a CDS encoding isoprenyl transferase, with product MSMNSKNINSLYDSIDKDRLPKHVAIIMDGNGRWAKNRFLPRTAGHREGVERVKEIVEVSGNLGIEFLTLFAFSTENWTRPKEEINVLMKLLVEYLRKELNTLHDNNVKINILGNLEKLPQLPREEVYYAINKTRNNNKMVLNIALNYGGRSEIIKAIQSLIKDVQDAHVAIEDIDENIFSNYLFTSNQPDPDLLIRPSGEKRISNFLLYQIAYTEFVFTDVYWPEFTKEEFYKSIIEFQSRKRRFGGV
- a CDS encoding phosphatidate cytidylyltransferase, with translation MKTRIISGVIGFLILFTVVLMGGPLLIVSGLLISLIGLYEFNNAMNKINGLKPIKCINYIFTIILYILIVIDKQNLFMLLLGAYTISLLCILVIDNKTKIGDIAITALGALYIPFLISHITLLSGSIYIWIVFITAWGTDTFAYFVGVTIGKRKLCPNLSPNKSIEGSIGGILGSLSVTLLFSYYFKLESIFILAILSIVCSILAQFGDLTASRIKRLANIKDFGNIMPGHGGILDRFDSILFTAPIVYYYMVIFVLV
- a CDS encoding 1-deoxy-D-xylulose-5-phosphate reductoisomerase, with product MLKEISILGSTGSIGTQALDVIRKTKEYKVIALTTNINIDLLEKQALEFKPKLVTVMDQKKSIILRDRLKGYNIKVASGDEGLIEAATLEDTKVVINSVVGMIGLIPTLEAIKAGKKIALANKETLVTAGEIVMREALKHKTEILPVDSEHSAIFQCLKSGNQNEISRLILTASGGPFRGKKTNDLLNIKVEDALKHPNWEMGRKITIDSATLMNKGLEIIEAKWLFDVEIDKIDAVVHPQSIIHSMVEFVDGSIIAHMGVPDMRIPIQYALSHPIRTKNEINKLDFNTLKELTFERADIETFPCLDLAYKAINAGGSMPAVLNASNEVAVELFLNNKISFLKIPEIISNVMDLHRNILNPTLDDILESDNWARETAMHKTCL
- the rseP gene encoding RIP metalloprotease RseP, with amino-acid sequence MQTALATIFVFFIVVLFHEFGHFIVAKLSGIKVHEFAIGMGPKLFKINKGETDYSLRLLPIGGYVKMEGEDEYSNDARSFSKKSIRIRMAVIAAGAIMNFVLAIIVFSIYSFYIGVPTTTIDNVTEGLPAYEAGLRKGDTIITIDNYKVNNWEDVKSAINASNGLEIRVTVLRNEKEQFFSIKPIIEKKDNRLIIGIYPEMERSLILSIKNGFENVILVLGLMFQFFVMLFKGKVSSGDISGPIGIVYLVGEAAKSGTLYVLYVAGFISINLGFFNLLPIPALDGSRLVFLLIELVRGKPVNPEKEGFVHFVGLVLLMALMLVVAYKDIIKFNVFRW
- the ispG gene encoding flavodoxin-dependent (E)-4-hydroxy-3-methylbut-2-enyl-diphosphate synthase, whose amino-acid sequence is MFLGGEAMRRESRELLLGKVGVGGCHPITVQSMTNTDTRDIEKTVIQILELESQGCDIVRVAVPDMEAAQAIKKIKSRINIPLIADIHFDYRLAIEAVINGVDGLRINPGNIGSKDKVREVVSACKDRQIPIRIGVNSGSIKREVIEKFNGINENSMVFSALEHVRILEEVNYNNIKISLKATDVALTVNAYKKAAEVIDYPLHIGITEAGTPWSGTIKSSIGIGSLLLMGIGDTIRVSLTGNPVEEVKVGKQILRTLGLLKDKIEIISCPTCGRTQIDLINIVKQVEERIGNISKPIKVAIMGCAVNGPGEAREADLGIAGGAGCGLIFKKGQIIKKVEEDKLLDELVNEINKL
- a CDS encoding glycosyltransferase family 2 protein, which produces MHSVTAIIPAFNEERTIGDVIKVLQRVNLIDKIIVVSDGSVDSTVDIAKKHEVEIVELRDNIGKGGALRKGVDASLSEIMLFVDADLIGLKEQHIVELLLPILKGEVDMTIGVFKSGRFTTDLAQRVAPYLSGQRAIKRYIIENIPNIDITRFGVEIALTKYVTNNNIKYKEVFLENLTHVMKEEKLGLIKGFASRLKMYWDIVKIMTTKER
- a CDS encoding MgtC/SapB family protein, with the protein product MLSVQQIAFRLILSVALSGIIGVEREIIKRPAGLRTHILVCVGSTLVMLTSIHIFYTFKPLTTLQPDRLGAQVISGIGFLGAGTIIRQGDTVRGLTTAASLWAVACIGIAIGAGFYIGAVIAVLLVFITLSSFAIIEKGIKNKRNYLNLKITSINKPGQLGKVCRIVGDLGGNIMNIELEHEEDQMEIINLIIMLPNISVKKELIDKLKDEDGVIEVLNRS